From a region of the Bradyrhizobium manausense genome:
- a CDS encoding class I SAM-dependent methyltransferase, translated as MRAAVAAARELAPPGDGGLSEIYAGIAAYYSATIARFGTTPEGVDWTCQATQEMRFVQLLKLCDFASPFSLNDCGCGYGALIAYLDRRHGDCAVDYLGIDVSGAMVRRARRLWRDRRNTAFTLGHASPRTADYAIASGIFNVAQDQPRHDWERFVAATLDELHRSTRRGFAVNFMKLPAGATGRRGLYTTDTASWARYCASRFNAAAEVHDGYGLMEFTLIVRKL; from the coding sequence ATGCGCGCCGCCGTCGCCGCCGCTAGGGAGCTTGCTCCTCCGGGCGACGGAGGGCTGAGTGAAATCTACGCCGGTATCGCAGCCTATTATTCGGCAACGATCGCGCGCTTCGGCACGACGCCTGAAGGCGTGGACTGGACCTGCCAGGCCACGCAGGAGATGCGTTTCGTCCAGCTCCTGAAATTGTGCGACTTCGCATCGCCCTTCTCGCTGAACGATTGCGGCTGCGGCTATGGCGCGCTGATCGCCTATCTCGATCGCCGGCATGGCGACTGCGCTGTCGACTATCTCGGCATCGACGTCTCGGGTGCGATGGTCCGGCGGGCGCGGCGGCTGTGGCGGGACCGCCGCAACACGGCCTTCACCCTTGGCCATGCCAGCCCCCGGACGGCCGACTATGCGATCGCCAGCGGCATATTCAATGTTGCGCAGGATCAGCCGCGCCACGACTGGGAGCGCTTCGTCGCGGCGACCCTCGACGAGCTCCATCGCAGCACCAGGCGCGGCTTCGCCGTCAATTTCATGAAGCTGCCCGCAGGTGCAACCGGCCGCCGCGGCCTTTACACCACCGACACCGCGTCCTGGGCACGCTACTGCGCCAGCCGGTTCAATGCCGCGGCCGAAGTGCATGACGGCTATGGATTGATGGAGTTCACGCTCATCGTGCGAAAGCTCTAG